The following nucleotide sequence is from Austwickia chelonae.
TGGATAACGACGGGACACCTCCTCGTCGGACAAGCGCGGCGCAGGCGGGGGTGCGGAAAGCCAGGAGACGCGCGTCGTACGCGTCGTGGTCGTCGTGGTCATCGGTCACTTCCGGTGTCTCGTCAGGAGTGGCGACGAACCGGGTGAGCTTCGTCGCCACCGACATGGTGGAGAAGAAATCGACCAGGTCACAGAGAGGAGCGGTGACGAGCGGTGACAGCGCTGTTACACCAGGACGATCACAGAGGTGTTCTTGCCAGGGGTCGGGTCCGGGTTTTGTTGTGGCTCTGTGACCCGGGGTGACGGCGTGTTGACGTGAATGGAGTGGGGCCCTACGTCCCAGGTTCGTTTTCGACTAAGAAACCGAGCCAGACAAGGACCCCACGTGATCACCTATCGTGCCACCTTGCCCGCGACACGCGGATCGGGATCGCCACCGCCTACCGCGCCCCCAGCGAAACCGGCACCGACCTGTGGTACTCCGGCAAACACAAACACCACGGCGGCAACATCCAGGTCCTGACCGATTCGACCGGGTACCCGATCTGGATCTCCCCCGTCGAACCCGGCTCCACCCACGACCTGAGCGCCGCCCGCCAACACGTCCTGCCCGCGCCCCCGCCGGATCGGCCACATCATCACCGCCGCCCTCGTCCTAACTCAACATCAACGGAGGCCGCTGGTGAGAAAACCTCACAGTGTTCTCGGTAAGAGCCAGGAACGCTCCGCGCAAATATCGACCCGGACGAATTCACCGACCTCGAATTCCACGGAAAAAGGACCAGAAGACGCTAAGACGACTCCTTCAACGGTTTCCACCACATAATCGATGCGTTCCCCCAGATAACGCACCTCCTGGACGACTCCGATATCCCCGCGGACCTCACAGCGGAACGAAGCGACCTCGGAGGGGCATCCCAACCGGACCGCATAGGGACGCAAGAGGACAGTTCCTTGTCGCCCGGCGCGAACGGTGGCGGGATCCGACGGGATCCTCAGCTCATGACCCAACAGCCGGACCTGCGCCGTCGTAGACCCGTCCTGCAGGATCACCCCGTCCACCTCGACCGGAAGCATCGCAGCTTCCCCGAGAAAATCAGCCACGAAGGCATCCGAAGGGCGGGCATAGACCTCACGAGGAGGCCCTACCTGCCGGACCTGCCCCTGCCCCATCACCACCAGGACATCAGCCGTCGACAGTGCGCCGCCCAGATCGTGGGTCACATGGATCACCGTCCCGCCCAGACGGCTACGGGTACGCACGATCAGGTCGAGGAGCTGACGACGCAGCCGGGACTCCAAGCCCTGCAAGGGCTCGTCCAACAAGAGCACGGACGGACGGAGAATCCAGGATCTGGCCAGCGCGACCCGCCGGGCCTGACCACCGGAAAGCTGCTCAGGCAGGAGATGAGAGACGCCAGTCAGACCCAGCTGCAGCAGAGCGATATCAACCCGTTCGGCGAGCGCAGCAGCAGACAGCCCGCGCAGGGACAGGCCGTACCCGACGTTCTCCCGGACCGTGAGTTCTGGGAAAAGAGCGTCTCCTTGGAAGACCATCGCGGTCGGCCGGGCTGCAGGTGGCTCATCGGTGTGTTCCCGGCCGTCGATCGAGATGGTGCCAGCAGACAGACGTTCCAGTCCTGCGATGGCCCGCAGCAGGGAGGTCTTCCCCGAACCGGAGGGGCCGACCACGGCTACCACGCTGTCTGCGGGGAGGGAGAGCGCCACGTCGCGCAGGGCATCGTGAGCCGCTCCCGGAAAACGCAGCGACACCTCGGAGAGCTCCACCTGGCCGGTCACGAAGACGTCCTCCTCGAGGGTTCCACGGTATTGCTGTAGGAGGCGCGGGGGCCGACGCGGACCCCGGCGGTCGGCCGCGCCGGAGCCGTGCACCAGGCCGCTGAACCCACCAACACTCCCAGGACCACAGCCATCGCGCAGGCACTGCTGAGGCGGCCGGTCTCAGCTGCTGTCACCAGGTCGACTGGTAGCAAAGGTGTGCGCGAAGTCGCGAGCAGTGCAGCAGGGGCCAGCGCCGACAACGACCGGGCCAAGGTCGTGGGGATCTCCCCGAGCAGCACCGGCCGCGCGTGGGGCAGAACCACATCACGAATGACATCTCGACGACGGGCTCCCAAGACGTAAGCCGCCTCCGCATACGAAGGAGGCAGCCGGCGTAGACGTTCGGCCACAGCCAAGGCATTCCCCGGTAAGGAAGCCATGACCGCTACCACCATCAGGGCCAGCCAGGTGAGCCCTTCGCCGACGGCCACCCCCGGAGGCAGCACAGCGGCGAGAGGCATGGACCACCGGGTGATCGCGACCCAGGCTGCGAGCCCGCACACCAGCGGCGGTAACGCATGGAGAGCGACGGTCAACTTGGCCGGCAGGGCCGTCGGCCGATCGGCCAGATGCCATCCCAGGAAGAACCCCAGTGGCAAGGTGAACAACGTCGCGCACAGCCCCAGGAGCACTGTGTCGGCCAAAGCGTTCTGCCATGGTCCGATCAGAACCGCAGCGAGATGCTCCGAGGTCAGGCCGTTGTCACCGATCAGGCCCACCGAGGCCGAGAGGACCACCACCGAGGCCGACGTGATCGCTGCGGCGACCACGACCTGCACCGTCACCGACAGCCGAGACCATCCGCGGGCTGGATGGCGCACTGGAGCGACCTGACGGCGCAGCGCTGGGCGGGGCGAACCGCCCAACCGGTGTACCGCCACCGCGATGAACAGCCAGGGCACCACCAAAGCTGCTGCGTGGGCGATGGCGTCGGCAACATCGTTCTCAGCGGTGGCGGCCTCGAACAGCCTGGTCGACAACACCGTGTACCCGCCGCCGATGACCAGCGGATCGGCCAGATCTGTCACGGATTCGGCGAAGAGGACCAAGAAGGCCACTGCCAACGCCGGACGCAGTTCTCGGAGCTCCACGTCGACCAGCACACGCCACCGGGACGCGCCCAAGTCGGCCGCGGACTCCGATGCCCGGCGATCTCGGACGTTCAGGGCATGCAGGACGATCAAATACGCGAAAGGGAGAGCGGACAAGGTCGAGCTGATCACCAGGCCCGGTAAACCGTAGAGCTCACCACCAGATACCGACCACCGGTGCACGATGCCGTTGTGCCCTACCAGGACGAGCAAGGCCAAGGCGATGGTCGGCGGGGGGAGGAGAAGTGGTGCCGGGCAGAGCAGATGGACGAGCCTGCGGCCGCGGAAAGCATGCTGATGCGCGTGAGCGCAGGCCCAGGCCAGGAGAGTTCCAGACAGTGCGACCAGCGTTGCCATCACCAAGGTATTGCGCAGGACCAAGGCGCCACCGCCGAGGAGACGCGCCACCGCATCACGTCCGTCCGCAGTGATCAGGACGGCGGTGACCGGGGTGAGCAAGGCGATCAACACCGCACCGAGTCCGGTGGACCATCGCCAGGACGAATGACAGCTGTGGAAGACGACATGAGGACGGCTGCTAGCTGAATCGGTCACGGCCGCACCTCAGCGGCGAAACCGGCGATCAATTTCTCCGTCGCGCGAGCGTCCGCTGCTCTGGGGGAAAGCAGTTTCACCCCAGGAGTCAGCTCCAGTCGATGATCGACGGCCAAGTCCGTCCGGGTCGGTAACTGCGGGAAACGCTCTCCTCGCCGGGAGAACTGACCTGCCCGGGATATGGCGAAGTCGACGTAGACACCCGCCCATTCGGGATGCCGTGTCGACCTGAGGACCGCGACTGCGCCGACCTCGGCACCGGTTCCTTCCCGGGGATAACTGATGACCAGCTGCCGACCGACTTCGATCTGTCGGGCACAGTGCTGAGTGAAGGTGAGTGCGATCGCGGCCTCACCCCGGGCGACGACCCCGGCAGGGGCCATTCCGGA
It contains:
- a CDS encoding ABC transporter ATP-binding protein, which encodes MTGQVELSEVSLRFPGAAHDALRDVALSLPADSVVAVVGPSGSGKTSLLRAIAGLERLSAGTISIDGREHTDEPPAARPTAMVFQGDALFPELTVRENVGYGLSLRGLSAAALAERVDIALLQLGLTGVSHLLPEQLSGGQARRVALARSWILRPSVLLLDEPLQGLESRLRRQLLDLIVRTRSRLGGTVIHVTHDLGGALSTADVLVVMGQGQVRQVGPPREVYARPSDAFVADFLGEAAMLPVEVDGVILQDGSTTAQVRLLGHELRIPSDPATVRAGRQGTVLLRPYAVRLGCPSEVASFRCEVRGDIGVVQEVRYLGERIDYVVETVEGVVLASSGPFSVEFEVGEFVRVDICAERSWLLPRTL
- a CDS encoding ABC transporter permease, which codes for MTDSASSRPHVVFHSCHSSWRWSTGLGAVLIALLTPVTAVLITADGRDAVARLLGGGALVLRNTLVMATLVALSGTLLAWACAHAHQHAFRGRRLVHLLCPAPLLLPPPTIALALLVLVGHNGIVHRWSVSGGELYGLPGLVISSTLSALPFAYLIVLHALNVRDRRASESAADLGASRWRVLVDVELRELRPALAVAFLVLFAESVTDLADPLVIGGGYTVLSTRLFEAATAENDVADAIAHAAALVVPWLFIAVAVHRLGGSPRPALRRQVAPVRHPARGWSRLSVTVQVVVAAAITSASVVVLSASVGLIGDNGLTSEHLAAVLIGPWQNALADTVLLGLCATLFTLPLGFFLGWHLADRPTALPAKLTVALHALPPLVCGLAAWVAITRWSMPLAAVLPPGVAVGEGLTWLALMVVAVMASLPGNALAVAERLRRLPPSYAEAAYVLGARRRDVIRDVVLPHARPVLLGEIPTTLARSLSALAPAALLATSRTPLLPVDLVTAAETGRLSSACAMAVVLGVLVGSAAWCTAPARPTAGVRVGPRASYSNTVEPSRRTSS